TGCCTATGTACTTAGAGTCGTTGTAAGTAGGCATTAAGACTGATACCTTCATCATTGTGATCTCCTTGTTTCTGACAAAACCTTGTTGTAAACCTCGACGATCCTCTTTGCATGTTCAGTATAAGAATGGTGTTTCACAGCATATTCTCTCGCCTTTTTTCTGAGTTCTGAGAGGCTGTCATAGTTATTCTTAGCGTACTGCAAGGCTTCGATTATTGCGTCTGGATTTTTTTGCTCTATAATCAATCCATTTTCCATGTGCTTTACCACTTCCTTCATACCACCTATGTTGGTGCAAACTACCACTTTCCCACATGCCATACCTTCTAACATACTCAAAGACGTTGCTTCTTCGACATTGTCTGAGGTAACACTTGGGATCAATATCAAATCGGCTGCTTTGTAGTATTTGTGAATCTCATAATTGGGTACAGCATCGAGTACGAGAGCGTTTTTGTTGTCTTTGAGTATCTCCTGGATCTCTGATTTCAAAGGACCCCTGCCAGCAAAAACAAAGAAATAATCATCTGATTTGATTTTGGAGAATGCACACGCAGCGTAATCCACTCCATTCTTTTTCATGTATCTTCTTGGAACTAAAACAATAAATGCATCTTCTGGCAGTCCAAGTTCATTGCGAAGCGAGATTTTTACATCGTCTGTGACAGGGCTGAAGAGATCCGTGTCAACAGCGTTGTATATGACAGTGATCTTGTCTTCGGGATAGCCAAATTCCTGGATTACGTAGTTTCTCAATCTACTGTCAACTGTTATGATATGTTCGGCTTTTTGTACTGCCTGTTTCTCTATTTGCATGCAGAAGTCGAAGATTTTCTGTTTATCCTTTTCAGAAACACTTTCAGGAGAATAATTGATCGACTCTCTCGCCAGATATCCGTGTAATGTTAGGACAGTTAGTGGATGACTTATAGGATAAAGACTCACAACATCGTGGCAGTGGATGACATCAAATTCATCTAATTTCAAAGAAGAAAAATAACGGAGTTCTTTCTCGATGTTTCTCTTGTAGCGAACATAGAGAGAGAACACCGAAAATGGATTTGAAGACACGGTTTTCAAAATCCTGATCCATCTTTTAGTCTCTACAGGAGGATAAAATGTTATTACATCATATCCAAGTTTTTTAAGACCAAGTTCTAACAGGTTTTGATGGACATGTTTACCACCATAAGTTACAACTTTTGAATTATCACCAGACAGCATTGCTATTTTCATGAATCAGTACCTCCTAATTTCAGTAATCCAAGGACATTCCTGTATATTCTCATTTCCGCAAGCACTATACTTCTCCATGTGAATCCTTTTGCCCTCTCCAGAAGTCTGTTCATATCGTATCCTTCTCTTAAGACCTCCACCACTCTTTTCGCAAATCTCTCTTCAAAGTTATCCCCTTCCTCAACAACGTATTCTGAAAATCCTATCGCTTCTGGAATTCCTCCGTTACTGCTCCCAACCACACATGTTCCACAAGCCTGAGCTTCTATTATGACAGCCCCGAAACCTTCCTGTCTACTTGGTAATACCATCACGTCCATCGCGTTCATGTATTTTGCTACCTCTGTTTGTGGTACTCTTCCAGCGAAGACAACGTCAAGATCTTTCATCTGTTTAAGTATTTTATCCCTCAATACTCCATCTCCAACGATTATGAATCTTACATTGGGAATATTTTTCACAACACTCTCAAAGATCTCTGGTAGCTTGTCCGCTCGTTTTATTGGTATGAGATTTCCAACAAAACCAACATAATGGGTATTTTCTTTGTGGATCCCGAGCTCCCTTCTTATCTGTTCTTTATCCATTTGTTTGAAGATCTCTGGATCATACCCGTTTGGTATCACCACCGCGTTTTTTCCAGAGTAACCAAAAGATTTTGCCTTCTCAAGAAGTGCTTTACTCACAAAAATACACTTTGAAGCGTCTTCAAGAATCTCGGTATACCTTTGCTTTCTCTTAGGCATG
The Thermotoga sp. Ku-13t DNA segment above includes these coding regions:
- a CDS encoding glycosyltransferase family 4 protein, with the protein product MRVLVITNPVPKKENPMSGIFVVRRLQQYPKFHIDYLTISLGFEDCWDVRFVKKLLRKNSNAPLDQLLDVKFEHALISRNLAKLLLWRTHLIDNAKLIREYVHRIESMLGDFQFDLIHAHGMYEIPAGEIAYLLARKHNKPFVVTLHGSDVNLLMPKRKQRYTEILEDASKCIFVSKALLEKAKSFGYSGKNAVVIPNGYDPEIFKQMDKEQIRRELGIHKENTHYVGFVGNLIPIKRADKLPEIFESVVKNIPNVRFIIVGDGVLRDKILKQMKDLDVVFAGRVPQTEVAKYMNAMDVMVLPSRQEGFGAVIIEAQACGTCVVGSSNGGIPEAIGFSEYVVEEGDNFEERFAKRVVEVLREGYDMNRLLERAKGFTWRSIVLAEMRIYRNVLGLLKLGGTDS
- a CDS encoding glycosyltransferase family 4 protein, with translation MKIAMLSGDNSKVVTYGGKHVHQNLLELGLKKLGYDVITFYPPVETKRWIRILKTVSSNPFSVFSLYVRYKRNIEKELRYFSSLKLDEFDVIHCHDVVSLYPISHPLTVLTLHGYLARESINYSPESVSEKDKQKIFDFCMQIEKQAVQKAEHIITVDSRLRNYVIQEFGYPEDKITVIYNAVDTDLFSPVTDDVKISLRNELGLPEDAFIVLVPRRYMKKNGVDYAACAFSKIKSDDYFFVFAGRGPLKSEIQEILKDNKNALVLDAVPNYEIHKYYKAADLILIPSVTSDNVEEATSLSMLEGMACGKVVVCTNIGGMKEVVKHMENGLIIEQKNPDAIIEALQYAKNNYDSLSELRKKAREYAVKHHSYTEHAKRIVEVYNKVLSETRRSQ